The following proteins come from a genomic window of Micromonospora echinofusca:
- a CDS encoding citrate synthase 2, with product MADFKPGLEGVVAFETEIAEPDREGGALRYRGVDIEDLIGQVSFGNVWALLVDGRFGPGLPPAEPFPVPVHSGDIRVDVQSAVAMLAPYWGLNQLLDISDEQAREDLARVSVTALSFVAQSARGLGLPAVPQKEIDKASTIVERFMKRWRGEPDPRHVKAVDAYFISAAEHGLNASTFTARIVASTGADAAACISSGIGALSGPLHGGAPSRVLSMLEAVERSGDAEGYVKGVLDRGERLMGFGHRVYRAEDPRARVLRRTAKELGAPRFEIAEALEKAALAELQARRPDRVLATNVEFWSAVVLDFAEVPAHMFTSMFTCARMGGWSAHILEQKKLQRLVRPSARYVGPGTRKPSDVEGWDAIPHGV from the coding sequence ATGGCCGATTTCAAACCCGGACTGGAGGGCGTCGTAGCCTTCGAGACCGAGATCGCCGAACCCGACCGCGAGGGCGGCGCGCTGCGCTATCGCGGGGTCGACATCGAGGATCTGATCGGCCAGGTCTCCTTCGGCAACGTGTGGGCGCTGCTGGTCGACGGGCGCTTCGGCCCGGGCCTGCCGCCGGCGGAGCCGTTCCCGGTGCCGGTGCACTCCGGCGACATCCGGGTGGACGTGCAGTCCGCCGTCGCGATGCTGGCCCCGTACTGGGGTCTCAACCAGCTGCTCGACATCTCCGACGAACAGGCCCGCGAGGACCTCGCCCGGGTGTCGGTCACCGCGCTCTCCTTCGTCGCCCAGTCGGCGCGCGGCCTCGGCCTGCCGGCCGTGCCGCAGAAGGAGATCGACAAGGCGTCCACCATCGTCGAGCGCTTCATGAAGCGCTGGCGCGGCGAGCCCGACCCCCGGCACGTCAAGGCCGTCGACGCCTACTTCATCTCGGCCGCCGAGCACGGCCTGAACGCCTCCACCTTCACCGCCCGGATCGTCGCCTCCACCGGCGCCGACGCCGCGGCCTGCATCTCCTCCGGCATCGGCGCCCTCTCCGGCCCGCTGCACGGCGGCGCCCCGTCGCGGGTGCTCAGCATGCTGGAGGCGGTCGAGCGCAGCGGCGACGCCGAGGGCTACGTCAAGGGCGTCCTCGACCGGGGCGAGCGGCTGATGGGCTTCGGCCACCGCGTCTACCGGGCCGAGGACCCGCGGGCCCGGGTGCTGCGCCGCACCGCCAAGGAGCTGGGCGCGCCGCGCTTCGAGATCGCCGAGGCGTTGGAGAAGGCCGCCCTGGCCGAGCTCCAGGCCCGCCGCCCGGACCGGGTGCTCGCCACCAACGTCGAGTTCTGGTCCGCCGTGGTGCTGGACTTCGCCGAGGTGCCGGCGCACATGTTCACCTCCATGTTCACCTGCGCCCGGATGGGCGGCTGGAGCGCGCACATCCTGGAGCAGAAGAAGCTCCAGCGGCTGGTCCGCCCGTCGGCCCGCTACGTCGGCCCGGGCACCCGCAAGCCCAGCGACGTCGAGGGCTGGGACGCCATCCCGCACGGCGTCTGA
- the serC gene encoding phosphoserine transaminase: MADAPTIRIPDDLKPADGRFGCGPSKVRPAAVSALADVATSYLGTSHRQKTVRDEVARLRRGIADFFSLPEGYEVVLGNGGTTAFWEVATFGLVRDRAQFASFGEFGAKFAKSVKDAPFLGEPTVRKSEAGSAPTLTAEAGVDVYATPHNETSTGVAVPISRVAGADPGSLLLVDATSGAGGLDVNVGETDVYYFAPQKCFGSDGGLWLALMSPAALERAGEIKASGRYIPAFLDLVTAIDNSRLEQTYNTPALATIFLAAEQTDWMNSQGGLAWAAKRTAESAAIVYGWAERSEVATPFVTDPALRSNVVATIDFADSVDATAIAKALRANGIVDTEPYRKLGRNQLRVALFPAVEPADVEALTASIDYVVERL; the protein is encoded by the coding sequence GTGGCTGACGCACCGACCATCCGGATTCCCGACGACCTCAAGCCCGCCGACGGGAGGTTCGGCTGCGGGCCCTCCAAGGTCCGTCCGGCGGCGGTCTCCGCCCTCGCCGACGTGGCGACCAGCTACCTGGGCACCTCGCACCGGCAGAAGACCGTGCGTGACGAGGTGGCCCGGCTGCGCCGTGGCATCGCCGACTTCTTCTCCCTCCCCGAGGGCTACGAGGTGGTGCTGGGCAACGGCGGCACCACGGCGTTCTGGGAGGTCGCGACGTTCGGCCTGGTCCGCGACCGGGCCCAGTTCGCCAGCTTCGGCGAGTTCGGCGCGAAGTTCGCCAAGTCCGTCAAGGACGCCCCGTTCCTCGGCGAGCCCACCGTCCGCAAGTCGGAGGCCGGCAGCGCGCCGACCCTGACCGCCGAGGCCGGGGTGGACGTCTACGCCACCCCGCACAACGAGACCTCGACGGGTGTGGCCGTGCCGATCAGCCGGGTCGCCGGCGCCGACCCCGGCTCGCTGCTGCTGGTCGACGCCACCTCGGGCGCCGGCGGGCTCGACGTCAACGTCGGCGAGACCGACGTCTACTACTTCGCCCCGCAGAAGTGCTTCGGCTCCGACGGCGGCCTGTGGCTGGCCCTGATGTCCCCCGCCGCGCTGGAGCGGGCCGGCGAGATCAAGGCGTCCGGCCGCTACATCCCGGCCTTCCTCGACCTGGTCACGGCGATCGACAACTCGCGGCTGGAGCAGACCTACAACACCCCGGCGCTGGCCACCATCTTCCTGGCCGCCGAGCAGACCGACTGGATGAACTCCCAGGGCGGGCTGGCCTGGGCGGCCAAGCGCACGGCCGAGAGCGCCGCGATCGTGTACGGCTGGGCTGAGCGCTCCGAGGTGGCGACGCCGTTCGTCACCGACCCGGCGCTGCGCTCCAACGTGGTCGCCACCATCGACTTCGCCGACTCCGTCGACGCGACCGCGATCGCGAAGGCGCTGCGCGCCAACGGCATCGTGGACACCGAGCCGTACCGGAAGCTGGGCCGCAACCAGCTCCGCGTCGCGCTCTTCCCGGCCGTCGAGCCGGCCGACGTCGAGGCCCTGACCGCGTCGATCGACTACGTGGTCGAGCGGCTCTGA
- the sepH gene encoding septation protein SepH produces MRPVRFVALSEDGQALVLADEVGRLLALPIDERIAGALHAEPGAPPLAVAPAATADPVPSLSPRDIQAKIRSGESAEDVARIAGVPVDRVLRYAGPVLQERAMLAQHARRTRLKGAEKPTPLAEVVNGRLAQHGIDTEKISWDAWRRDDGTWRIVATWPSGKATAQAIWDLDKTRQAVTPHDDMAQYLCAERPTPILGQEPAPERGGHALPGPSRGEPTRGGHGLPAAAEHSRPGRDPIRAGRDALLASLDRPLGSTSGRGLEPRSPAALAGQDAPRQRPVGGGAAALLGGGQGSAFDDDSDAPKEVPAVPSLAVLRPRRTGAPSAAAAGESTDAGGKPRKRLPSWDDVLFGSGPAARESS; encoded by the coding sequence ATGCGCCCAGTACGCTTCGTCGCCCTCTCCGAGGACGGCCAGGCCCTGGTGCTCGCCGACGAGGTCGGGCGACTGCTCGCCCTGCCCATCGACGAGCGGATCGCCGGCGCGTTGCACGCCGAGCCCGGCGCCCCGCCGCTCGCGGTGGCCCCGGCGGCGACCGCCGATCCGGTGCCCTCACTCTCCCCACGGGACATCCAGGCCAAGATCCGCTCCGGCGAGTCCGCCGAGGACGTCGCCCGCATCGCCGGCGTGCCCGTCGACCGGGTGCTGCGCTACGCCGGCCCGGTGCTCCAGGAGCGGGCCATGCTCGCCCAGCACGCCCGCCGCACCCGGCTCAAGGGCGCGGAGAAGCCCACCCCGCTCGCCGAGGTGGTCAACGGCCGGCTGGCCCAGCACGGGATCGACACCGAGAAGATCTCCTGGGACGCGTGGCGCCGCGACGACGGCACCTGGCGGATCGTGGCGACCTGGCCCTCGGGCAAGGCGACCGCGCAGGCGATCTGGGATCTCGACAAGACCCGGCAGGCGGTCACCCCGCACGACGACATGGCGCAATACCTGTGCGCCGAGCGGCCCACGCCGATCCTCGGCCAGGAGCCGGCGCCGGAGCGGGGCGGCCACGCGCTGCCCGGCCCGTCGCGCGGCGAGCCGACCCGGGGCGGGCACGGCCTGCCGGCGGCGGCCGAGCACAGCCGTCCCGGCCGCGACCCGATCCGGGCCGGGCGGGACGCCCTGCTCGCCTCGCTCGACCGTCCGCTCGGCTCGACCTCGGGCCGCGGGCTCGAACCCCGCAGCCCGGCCGCCCTGGCGGGGCAGGACGCGCCGCGCCAGCGGCCGGTAGGCGGCGGGGCGGCGGCGCTGCTCGGCGGCGGCCAGGGTTCCGCGTTCGACGACGACTCCGACGCGCCCAAGGAGGTGCCGGCCGTGCCGTCGCTGGCGGTGCTCCGGCCCCGGCGCACGGGCGCGCCCTCGGCAGCGGCGGCCGGCGAGTCGACCGACGCCGGCGGCAAGCCGCGCAAGCGCCTGCCGAGCTGGGACGACGTGCTCTTCGGCAGCGGCCCGGCGGCCCGCGAGTCCTCGTGA
- a CDS encoding aldo/keto reductase, with translation MEYTNLGRTGLSVSRLCLGTMNFGPQTTEPDSFAIMDRALEHGINFFDTANVYGWQTGEGITEQIIGRWFAQGGGRREKVVLATKVYGKMGEWPNEQGLSARHIVRACEDSLRRLQTDTIDLYQMHHVSRSTPWEEIWQAMETLVAQGKVLYVGSSNFAGWHIAVAQEAAGKRHFLGLVSEQCIYNLMTRHVELEVVPAAQHHGLGVIPWSPLHGGLLAGVLRKMAEGGAARGASGRSADALAEHRPTIEAYEKLCGDLGHDPADVALGWLLSRPGVTAPIIGPRTTGQLDRSLGALTVDLDEGTLSRLDELFPPVGNGGPGPEAWAW, from the coding sequence ATGGAGTACACGAACCTTGGCCGTACGGGCCTGTCCGTCAGCCGCCTCTGCCTCGGCACGATGAACTTCGGGCCGCAGACCACCGAGCCGGACAGCTTCGCGATCATGGACCGGGCCCTCGAGCACGGGATCAACTTCTTCGACACCGCCAACGTCTACGGCTGGCAGACCGGCGAGGGGATCACCGAGCAGATCATCGGACGCTGGTTCGCCCAGGGCGGCGGCCGGCGGGAGAAGGTCGTGCTGGCCACCAAGGTCTACGGAAAGATGGGCGAGTGGCCCAACGAGCAGGGCCTCTCCGCGCGGCACATCGTCCGGGCCTGCGAGGACTCGCTGCGCCGGCTCCAGACCGACACCATCGACCTCTACCAGATGCACCACGTCTCCCGCAGCACGCCGTGGGAGGAGATCTGGCAGGCCATGGAGACCCTGGTCGCCCAGGGCAAGGTGCTCTACGTCGGATCGTCCAACTTCGCCGGCTGGCACATCGCCGTGGCGCAGGAGGCGGCGGGGAAGCGTCACTTCCTCGGCCTCGTCTCCGAGCAGTGCATCTACAACCTGATGACCCGGCACGTCGAGCTGGAGGTGGTGCCCGCCGCGCAGCACCACGGGCTGGGTGTCATCCCGTGGTCGCCGCTGCACGGCGGGCTGCTCGCCGGGGTGCTGCGCAAGATGGCCGAGGGCGGGGCCGCACGCGGCGCCAGCGGCCGCTCCGCCGACGCGCTCGCCGAGCACCGGCCCACCATCGAGGCGTACGAGAAACTCTGCGGCGACCTCGGTCACGACCCGGCGGACGTGGCCCTCGGCTGGCTGCTGTCGCGGCCCGGGGTGACCGCTCCGATCATCGGGCCGCGCACCACCGGGCAGCTCGACCGTTCCCTGGGCGCCCTGACCGTCGACCTCGACGAGGGCACCCTCTCCCGCCTGGACGAGCTCTTCCCGCCCGTCGGCAACGGCGGCCCCGGCCCGGAGGCCTGGGCCTGGTGA
- the thpR gene encoding RNA 2',3'-cyclic phosphodiesterase, protein MRLFVALYPPPGAVTHLGAQVARLRVGAAAAAGTNVRLADPGNAHVTLAFLGDVEADRLVAVESALGLAAEWARDGRQAAPRLRLAGGGRFGRGRFTVLWVDLRGEVEPVQVLARLIRSRLRHGRLPYDEKPFRPHLTIARPGDRVSPADVAADVATLDDYEGPEWPAGEMVLVRSHPGPRPTYDRLAAWPL, encoded by the coding sequence GTGAGGCTCTTCGTCGCGCTCTACCCGCCACCCGGGGCGGTCACGCACCTCGGCGCGCAGGTCGCCCGGCTGCGCGTCGGCGCGGCGGCCGCCGCCGGGACCAACGTCCGGCTCGCCGACCCCGGCAACGCGCACGTCACCCTCGCCTTCCTCGGCGACGTCGAGGCGGACCGGCTGGTCGCCGTGGAGAGCGCGCTCGGGCTGGCCGCCGAGTGGGCCCGCGACGGCCGCCAGGCCGCGCCCCGGCTCCGACTGGCCGGCGGCGGGCGGTTCGGGCGGGGCCGGTTCACCGTCCTCTGGGTCGACCTCCGGGGCGAGGTGGAGCCGGTGCAGGTGCTGGCCCGGCTGATCCGCTCCCGGCTGCGGCACGGCCGCCTGCCGTACGACGAGAAGCCCTTCCGCCCGCACCTGACGATCGCCCGCCCCGGCGACCGGGTGTCCCCGGCCGACGTGGCCGCCGACGTGGCCACGCTCGACGACTACGAGGGCCCGGAGTGGCCGGCCGGCGAGATGGTGCTCGTGCGCAGCCACCCCGGCCCCCGCCCCACCTACGACCGGCTGGCCGCCTGGCCCCTCTGA
- a CDS encoding MFS transporter: MQAKLSTMFQSLQVRNYRLFASGQLIKLIGVWMMFIAQDWLVLELSDNSATALGVVTALQFTPVLLLTLLSGRLADRYDKRMLLFVANAFWTVLALAMSLLVITGLVQLWHVFAFAALLGVANAVETPVRQAFVSELVGTSLLPNALSLNAAVFNSARIVGPAVAGLAIAAFDVGPVFMFTALSSIAPLVTVIRMRPAELYREALPPRDERASAKVVDGLRYVWRRPDLLLPMAVMSVIGMSLFNFQLTLAALAKTVFQTGAASFGLFSTALAVGALVGALAGTGRRSRPSVWLVLGAGVGCAVFGTLVGLAPAYWMVVTLLLPTGFFMVFFAQAANQRVQLGTDAAFRGRVMALWVLVFLGTNPVGAPLIGWVAETYGAGASIWIGGLISLATILIALTWQLRRSGARLRFRVLPMPRFYVTSADC; this comes from the coding sequence GTGCAGGCGAAGCTGAGCACGATGTTCCAGTCCCTACAGGTCCGCAACTACCGGCTCTTCGCATCCGGGCAGCTGATCAAGCTGATCGGCGTCTGGATGATGTTCATCGCCCAGGACTGGCTGGTCCTCGAGCTCTCCGACAACTCCGCCACCGCCCTCGGCGTGGTCACCGCGCTCCAGTTCACCCCGGTGCTGCTGCTCACCCTGCTCTCCGGGCGGCTGGCCGACCGCTACGACAAGCGGATGCTGCTCTTCGTCGCGAACGCGTTCTGGACCGTGCTGGCGCTCGCCATGAGCCTGCTGGTGATCACCGGCCTCGTGCAGCTCTGGCACGTCTTCGCGTTCGCGGCCCTGCTCGGCGTCGCCAACGCCGTGGAGACCCCGGTCCGGCAGGCGTTCGTCTCCGAACTGGTCGGCACGTCGCTGCTGCCGAACGCGCTCTCGCTGAACGCGGCGGTGTTCAACTCCGCCCGGATCGTCGGGCCGGCCGTCGCCGGCCTGGCCATCGCCGCCTTCGACGTCGGGCCGGTCTTCATGTTCACCGCGCTCAGCTCGATCGCCCCGCTGGTCACCGTGATCCGGATGCGCCCCGCCGAGCTGTACCGGGAGGCGCTGCCGCCGCGCGACGAGCGGGCGTCGGCCAAGGTGGTCGACGGCCTGCGCTACGTCTGGCGCCGGCCCGACCTGCTGCTGCCCATGGCGGTGATGTCGGTGATCGGCATGTCGCTGTTCAACTTCCAGCTCACCCTCGCCGCGCTGGCCAAGACCGTGTTCCAGACCGGTGCCGCCTCGTTCGGGCTGTTCAGCACCGCCCTGGCGGTCGGCGCGCTGGTCGGCGCGCTCGCCGGCACCGGGCGGCGCAGTCGTCCGTCGGTCTGGCTGGTGCTCGGCGCGGGGGTCGGCTGCGCCGTCTTCGGCACGCTGGTGGGGCTCGCCCCGGCGTACTGGATGGTGGTGACCCTGCTGCTGCCGACCGGTTTCTTCATGGTGTTCTTCGCCCAGGCGGCCAACCAGCGGGTGCAGCTCGGCACGGACGCCGCCTTCCGCGGCCGGGTGATGGCCCTCTGGGTGCTGGTCTTCCTCGGCACCAACCCGGTCGGGGCGCCGCTCATCGGCTGGGTCGCCGAGACCTACGGCGCCGGCGCCAGCATCTGGATCGGCGGGCTGATCTCGCTGGCCACCATCCTGATCGCGCTCACCTGGCAGCTGCGCCGCTCCGGCGCCCGGCTGCGCTTCCGCGTCCTGCCGATGCCGCGCTTCTACGTCACCTCCGCCGACTGCTGA
- a CDS encoding MarR family winged helix-turn-helix transcriptional regulator: MTERTVTAKRVPPAQLAPQLRDAITRLNRRVRQARPVGDLTVTQLSALTSLRLAGALTPRELADVERVQPPTMTKIVAKLEERGLVQRTPHPTDGRQVILAATEGGRAVLDQFERVRDEWLARRLAELTEAERDTLRQAAEILQQVARA, encoded by the coding sequence GTGACGGAGCGGACGGTGACGGCGAAACGCGTGCCACCGGCGCAGCTGGCACCCCAGCTGCGTGACGCGATCACCCGGCTCAACCGACGGGTCCGCCAGGCCCGGCCGGTCGGCGACCTCACGGTCACCCAGCTCTCCGCGCTCACCAGCCTCCGGCTGGCGGGTGCGCTGACGCCTCGGGAACTGGCCGACGTGGAACGGGTGCAGCCGCCCACGATGACCAAGATCGTTGCGAAGTTGGAGGAGCGCGGCCTCGTGCAGCGCACCCCCCACCCGACCGACGGCCGGCAGGTCATCCTGGCGGCGACCGAGGGGGGACGGGCCGTGCTCGACCAGTTCGAGCGGGTCCGTGACGAGTGGCTGGCCCGCCGGCTGGCCGAGCTGACCGAAGCCGAACGGGACACCCTGCGGCAGGCCGCCGAGATCCTTCAGCAGGTCGCCCGCGCCTGA
- a CDS encoding NCS2 family permease, with product MSVAPPENGTPPDPAHPRNGFDRYFEISARGSTMSREVRGGLATFFTMAYIVVLNPLIIGGAVDGDGKKLSIAALAAATALVAGLMTILMGVVGRFPLALAAGLGVNALVAYEIAPEMTWADAMGLVVIEGVIIAVLVLTGLRTAVFRSVPTQMKTAIGVGIGLFLTIIGLVDAGFVRRVPDVQNSTVPVSLGIGGKLASWPLLVFVVGLLLTIVLLVRRVRGAILIGILGSTVLAIIVEAVANIGPSFVDGKPNPKGWALNVPELPKTWVDVPDLSLLGNFNVFDSWGRAGWVVVLMFVFTLLITDFFDTMGTMVAVGQEGNMLDERGTPPRAKEILLVDSIAAAAGGAASTSSNTSYIESAAGVAEGARTGVANLVTGGLFLLAMFLAPLVVVVPFEAASTALVVVGFLMMTAVRTIDWSDYEIAIPAFLTIVLMPFTYSISNGIGAGLISYVVVKLARGKAREIHPLLYGVAALFVLYFLRGPIESLVL from the coding sequence ATGTCAGTAGCGCCGCCCGAGAACGGCACACCACCCGATCCAGCGCACCCGCGTAACGGTTTCGACCGGTACTTCGAGATCTCCGCCCGTGGCTCGACGATGAGCCGCGAGGTACGCGGTGGCCTGGCGACCTTCTTCACGATGGCGTACATCGTGGTGCTCAACCCGCTCATCATCGGTGGTGCCGTCGACGGCGACGGCAAGAAGCTCTCCATCGCCGCCCTCGCCGCGGCAACCGCCCTGGTCGCCGGCCTGATGACCATCCTGATGGGCGTGGTCGGCCGGTTCCCGCTGGCGCTCGCCGCGGGCCTCGGCGTCAACGCGCTGGTCGCGTACGAGATCGCCCCGGAGATGACCTGGGCGGACGCGATGGGCCTCGTGGTGATCGAGGGTGTGATCATCGCGGTGCTGGTGCTGACCGGCCTGCGTACGGCGGTGTTCCGCTCGGTGCCGACGCAGATGAAGACGGCGATCGGCGTCGGCATCGGCCTCTTCCTGACCATCATCGGCCTGGTCGACGCCGGTTTCGTGCGCCGGGTGCCGGACGTGCAGAACAGCACCGTCCCGGTGAGCCTGGGCATCGGCGGCAAGCTCGCCAGCTGGCCGCTGCTGGTCTTCGTGGTGGGTCTGCTGCTGACCATCGTGCTGCTGGTGCGCCGCGTCAGGGGCGCGATCCTGATCGGCATCCTCGGCTCCACCGTGCTGGCGATCATCGTCGAGGCGGTGGCGAACATCGGGCCGTCCTTCGTCGACGGCAAGCCCAACCCGAAGGGCTGGGCGCTGAACGTCCCGGAGCTGCCGAAGACCTGGGTGGACGTGCCGGACCTGTCGCTGCTCGGCAACTTCAACGTGTTCGACTCGTGGGGCCGCGCCGGCTGGGTCGTCGTGCTGATGTTCGTGTTCACCCTGCTGATCACGGACTTCTTCGACACCATGGGCACGATGGTCGCGGTCGGCCAGGAGGGGAACATGCTCGACGAGCGGGGCACCCCGCCGCGGGCGAAGGAGATCCTGCTGGTCGACTCGATCGCGGCGGCGGCCGGCGGTGCGGCGAGCACGTCCAGCAACACGTCGTACATCGAGAGCGCGGCCGGTGTGGCGGAGGGCGCCCGTACGGGCGTCGCCAACCTGGTCACCGGCGGGCTGTTCCTGCTGGCGATGTTCCTGGCGCCGCTGGTCGTGGTGGTGCCGTTCGAGGCGGCGTCCACGGCGCTGGTGGTGGTCGGCTTCCTGATGATGACCGCGGTCCGGACGATCGACTGGTCGGACTACGAGATCGCGATCCCGGCGTTCCTGACGATCGTGCTGATGCCCTTCACGTACTCGATCTCGAACGGCATCGGGGCCGGCCTGATCTCGTACGTGGTGGTGAAGCTCGCCCGGGGCAAGGCACGGGAGATCCACCCGCTGCTGTACGGGGTGGCCGCCCTCTTCGTGCTCTACTTCCTGCGCGGGCCGATCGAGTCCCTGGTGCTCTGA
- a CDS encoding DUF2530 domain-containing protein: MPKEQPPRPEPLDPPMVPFALAGMAAWALAGLVLLVFFRDWLTAHDHQDWLWTCLAGFLWGFPGLAVMMRHDANRRRRRAGR, encoded by the coding sequence GTGCCGAAGGAGCAGCCACCGCGGCCCGAGCCGCTCGACCCGCCGATGGTGCCGTTCGCCCTCGCGGGGATGGCCGCCTGGGCGCTCGCCGGGCTGGTGCTGCTGGTCTTCTTCCGCGACTGGCTGACCGCGCACGATCACCAGGATTGGCTGTGGACCTGCCTGGCCGGTTTTCTGTGGGGTTTCCCCGGTCTCGCCGTGATGATGCGGCACGACGCCAACCGGCGCCGCCGCCGCGCAGGCCGCTGA
- a CDS encoding DUF3027 domain-containing protein, translating to MGNNGLVTRPASARAARLDQVCAAAVEVARDAITEVDASDVGDHLQAVAEGDRLVTHYFECRLAGYRGWRWAVTVTRVPRSRNVTVCETVLLPGTDAMLAPGWLPWQERLKPGDLGPGDLLPTPADDDRLQPGYLLSDDPAVEETAWELGLGRTRVLSREGRSEAAQRWYDGDHGPSAAISAAAPAAARCGTCGFYLPLAGALRQAFGACGNFYAPDDGRVVSADHGCGAHSETLIEAAETPVEEMPTVYDDSAVEPVAVSRAPGSVEAAEPAEPYGHP from the coding sequence ATGGGGAACAATGGTCTGGTGACCAGGCCCGCCTCCGCCCGTGCCGCTCGTCTCGACCAGGTCTGTGCCGCCGCCGTCGAGGTGGCGCGTGACGCCATCACCGAGGTCGACGCCTCGGACGTCGGCGACCACCTGCAGGCTGTCGCGGAGGGCGACCGGCTCGTCACGCACTACTTCGAGTGCCGGCTCGCCGGCTACCGGGGCTGGCGCTGGGCGGTCACCGTCACCCGCGTGCCGCGCAGCCGCAACGTCACGGTCTGCGAGACCGTGCTGCTGCCCGGCACGGACGCGATGCTCGCCCCCGGCTGGCTGCCGTGGCAGGAGCGGCTCAAGCCGGGCGACCTCGGCCCCGGCGACCTGCTGCCCACCCCGGCCGACGACGACCGGCTCCAGCCCGGCTACCTGCTCTCCGACGACCCGGCGGTCGAGGAGACCGCGTGGGAGCTCGGTCTCGGCCGGACCCGGGTGCTCTCCCGCGAGGGGCGCAGCGAGGCCGCCCAGCGCTGGTACGACGGCGACCACGGCCCGTCCGCCGCGATCTCGGCAGCCGCCCCCGCCGCCGCCCGCTGCGGCACCTGCGGCTTCTACCTGCCGCTCGCCGGCGCCCTGCGGCAGGCCTTCGGGGCGTGCGGCAACTTCTACGCCCCCGACGACGGTCGGGTGGTCAGCGCCGACCACGGCTGTGGGGCCCACTCGGAGACGCTGATCGAGGCCGCCGAGACCCCGGTCGAGGAGATGCCGACGGTCTACGACGACAGCGCGGTCGAGCCCGTGGCGGTCAGCCGGGCACCGGGCTCCGTCGAGGCGGCCGAGCCGGCGGAGCCGTACGGGCACCCCTGA